The Intrasporangium calvum DSM 43043 sequence CGCCGCGCTCGTCACGGGTGGCACGGTCCGCATCCCCGGCTGGCCGCAGTACACGACCCAGGCCGGGGACCTCATGCGCGAGATCCTCGACACCATGGGCGCCGACGTCCGGCTGGACCGGCACGGCCTCACGGTCATCGGCAGCGGGGAGCTCGTGGGGATCGACATCGACCTGCACGACGCAGCGGAGCTCACGCCGACCGTCGCCGCGCTCGCAGCGCTCGCCTCGACGCCGTCCTCGATTCGCGGGGTCGCCCACATCCGCGGACACGAGACCGACCGCCTCGCGGCTCTGACGGCCGAGCTCGGGTCGCTCGGCGGCGCCGTCACTGAGACCGAGGACGGGCTGCGGATCGCGCCGGCACCCCTGCACGGGGGCCGGTTCCGGACCTACCACGACCACCGGATGGCCACGGCCGGCGCGATCGTGGGCCTGCGGGTGCACGGGGTGACCGTGGAGGACATCGAGACGACGAGCAAGACCCTGCCGGACTTCCCCGGCCTGTGGGCCGGCATGCTGTCCGGCCGCGCCTCGGTCGCCGCCCTCTCGCCCTCCGAGGAGCCGGCTCGATGAGCTGGCGAAACCTCGACGAGGGCGATGTCCGCGTCCGCCCCAACCGCAGGGGGTCGCGGCCCCGCACCAAGGAGCGTCCCGCCCATGCGGACGCAGTCGTGGCCATGGTCATCGGCGTGGACCGCGGTCGCTACACCTGTCTCGTCCCAGCGGTGGCTTCCAAGCGGCACCACGAGCCCGAGCGTGTCGTCGTCGCGATGAAGGCTCGCGACCTCGGCCGGACCCGGGTCGTCGTCGGCGACGAGGTGGCGCTCGTCGGGGACACGAGCGGCGAGCCGGACGGCCTGGCCCGGATCGTGCGCATCGAGGAACGCCGCTCGGTGCTCCGGCGCACCGCAGACGACACCGACCCCGTCGAGCGGGTCATCGTCGCCAACGCCGACCGGCTGGGGATCGTCACCGCGCTCGCGGACCCCGAGCCGCGGCCGCGGATGGTCGACCGCTGCCTCGTGGCCGCCTACGACGCAGGCCTCGAGCCGCTGCTCATCCTGACCAAGGCCGACCTCGTCGACGCTGCCGACTTCCTCGCCAAGTACACGCCGCTCGAGGTGGACCACGTCGTCACCCGCAGGGACGGCGACGACATCATCGGGCTCGACGAGGTGCGGGAGCGCCTGGCAGGACGGGTCACCGTGCTCGTCGGCCACTCGGGGGTCGGCAAGAGCACGCTCGTCAACGCCCTCGTCCCGGGCGCCACTCGAGCCATCGGAGTCGTCAACGACGTGACGGGGCGGGGCCGCCACACCTCGACGAGCGCCGTTGCACTGCGGCTACCGGAGGGGGGCTGGGTCATCGACACCCCGGGCATCCGCTCCTTCGGCCTGGCCCACATCGACGTCGACCGGATCATCGACCACTTCCCCGACCTCGCGGCCGGCACAGGGGAATGCCCCCGGGGCTGCACCCACGACGAGGAGGAGTGCGCCCTCGACGAGTGGGTCAGGGCCGGCCACGCCGGCGAGCCCGGACCCGCGCGGCTGGAGTCACTGCGCCGGCTGCTGCGCACGCGCTCGGCCGTCGAGGACTACTGAGCCCCCGCGGCCGAGCGGTCACGCACCAGAGCCGTCACGCGCCAGAACGGTCCCGCGCCAGAACGGTCCCGCCCAGCGCTTCGACCCGGTCCCTCAGGCCTGCTGGGCCAGGGTGAAGCCGACGCCGTCAGGGGTCTCGGCGGCATCCAGCGTCTGGCCCTCCAACGCGGGAGCAACCTCCCCAGCGACGTAGACGTTCGCGTTCCCGGCAACGACGACCACGTCGTCGGGCTGAGGTGCGGCGACGACGGTCACGGCGAACTGCCCGTCGTCGGCAGCAATCCGCAGACCAGCGCTCTCCTCCGGAGAGCCCTGGGTGAGTCCTTGGACGACGGACTGCGCGTTCTCGGTCACGGTGAGCATGGGGGAACTCCTGTCTTCGTGCGGTCGCCGGCCGGAGCCGACGTCGACGCCTACGACCACCTCACGGGGCAAGTGCGCACACGCCTCGGACCACTCCACCCTCACCGATCACCGGGGGGCCATGTCAAGTCACGCACTCGCGACCGGACCGCAACCCACCCGAGAACTGCTGCCTCACAAGGAGACTGAGCCCAGCGGCATACGACGTCCGGGCGTGTCTCAGGAGAGCAGCGAAGCTTCACGGCCACGGAACCCGACCGGACGCTAGGCTCCGCCAAGTGACCTCCTACGACGACGACCTTCGTCTCGCCCACGTCCTCGCCGATGCCGTCGAGCGTGTGACGATGTCGCGCTTCCGCTCGGCCGACCTGCTCGTCGAGAGCAAGCCGGACCTCACCCCGGTGACCGACGCGGACCGGGCTGCGGAGGAGCTCATCCGGCTCCAGCTCAAGCGGACCCGACCTCGGGACGCCGTGGAGGGTGAGGAGTTCGACACGACCGGCCACGGCCCGCGGCGCTGGGTCGTCGACCCCATCGACGGCACGAAGAACTACGTGCGCGGCGTCCCCGTCTGGGCCACCCTCATCGGCCTCGTCGACAACGGCCGGCCCGTCCTCGGGCTCGTCGCCGCCCCTGCCCTGCAACGGCGCTGGTGGGCAGCGGTCGGCTCCGGAGCCTGGTCCGGTCGCTCGCTCTCGTCGGCGAAGCGGATCTCCGTCTCCCAGGTCGGGCGCCTCGGCGACGCCTCCCTGTCCCACTCTTCCCTGTCCGGCTGGCGGGTTCGCGGCCGCCGTGACGACTTCCTCGACCTCATGGACGACTGCTGGCGCACCCGGGCCTACGGCGACTTCTGGTCGTACATGCTTGTCGCGGAGGGTGCCGTCGACATCGCGGCCGAGCCCGAGCTGGCCGTCCACGACATGGCGGCCCTCGTCCCCATCGTCGAGGAGGCGGGCGGCCGGTTCACGGGACTCGACGGCCGCGAGGGGTGCTGGAGCGGGAACGCCCTCGCGACCAACGGGCTCCTCCACGACGAGGTGCTCCGCCGGATCGGCACGCCCGCGACGGAGGCCTGACCGAGTCAGTCGCCGACGACGGTGACTGCGCCGAGGCCGAGCTCCTCGATCGCGGCCCGGTGCGTGGCGGCGTCCCCGACGAGGACCATGGTCCAACCGGTCCCGGGGGGAGAACCGGGCAGGGCGACCCCTGCTCCCGTCGCGAAGCGGCGGAAGGCGTCGTCCAGCCGGGCCCGGTCGACGCGCTCGAGGTCGCGCAGGTTGGCGGTGGTGAACTCGGTCGTCCGTCCGTCCAGGGCCATGTTGATCGCCTCGTCCGCCACGGCGTCGGCGGTCGCATAGCGTCCCGGAGCGGTCTTGCTGATGAAGTCGACGCCGGAACGGACCTCCTGCTCGGAGAAGCCGTCCCGGCCGCTCTCGAGGATCTCGACGAGAAGGCGGACCGACTCGGGGGTGCTGTCGGCCCGGACCGAACCCGAGGTGAGGAACAGGCCCCCGGTGCGCCGCGGCCGGAAGCTCGACCGGATCCCGTAGGTGTAGCCCTTCTCCTCCCGCAGAACGGCGTCGACGCGCGCGTTGGGCGAGCCACCGAGGATGAACCCGATGACGGGATACGGCGCCCAGCCGCCCTCCACGGAACGGTCAGGACCCGGCGCACCGAGCACGATCTCGGTCTGCACCGACTCGGAGCGGTTGACGATGACGATCCGGTCCCGGTCCGCGGCCAGTGCCGCCGCGCGGCTGAGCGACGATGCACGGTCGGGGCCTCGACGCCAGCCGCCGAGGGCGTCCCCGACGAGCGCGTGGACGTCGAGCCCCGCGAGGTCACCGGCCAGCGCGACCGTGGTCCCGGCAGCGACGACGTGCTCCTCGTGGAACGCCACGACGGCGTCCCGCGTGATCCGCGAGACCGTCTCGCGGGACCCGCCGGTCGGCCGCGACCCGCGCTCGTCCTCGGCGAAGAAGGTGGCGACGAACTCCAGCGCGGCGCGGTGGCCGGGGACCGACCGCTCCTGGTCGATCTCGGCGAGGCGGGCGCGCACCTGGCGGGCCACCTCGCTGTCGGGGAAGACCGGCTCCGTCAGGATCTGCCGCAGGAGGTCCAGCGCCGGCCCCAAGTTGCCCTTGACGACGTCGAGGTCCAGGGTGAGGCCCGCCTCGCTGATGGCGGCGCCGTAGCTGATCCCCTTGCGCTCGAGGAGGCGCGCCAGCTCCTCGGCCGAGTGGTGGACCGTGCCCTCGTCCATGGTCCGAGCCATGATCGTGCCGACGCCCTCGAGCTCCCGCGGCTCCGCACTGATGGGGACGGGGAGGCCGAGGCGCACGGAGATGACGTACTGGCCGGGGACGTCGTAGGTCACCAGGCGGATGCCGTTGGGCAGGTCGTGGGTCGCCGCCTCGGGGAAGGACCACTGGGGCGGTGGCGCCACCGTGGGCCGCGGGACGGCGGTCATGCGGCCACCTCCGCCTCGTCCTCGGCCAGGTAGCGGACCACCGCGCGCGACCCCGGGTCGAGCCAGTCGGCGGTCGCCTGTCGCACCTGCTCAGCCGTGACGGCCTTGACCTGGTCGACGAAGGTGTTGACGTAGGAGGGGTCCCCGCTGAGGAGGGCATGGTGGCTGATGTGGTCGGCCCGCTCCTCGATGCTCGCCAGCGCGCTCAGCCAGGACCGCTCGGTGTCGGCGACCACCGACTCGAGCTCACCCTCGTCCGGTCCCTCGCCGATGAACCGGCGCAGCTCCTCGCACACGGCCGCCTCCACCGCCTCCGGGTCGGCGCCGGCGGCGATGTCGACGGTGATCGTCCCCAGACCGACGCCGTCGACGAGCCCCATCGTCCACCCGGACACCGACGTCGCCGTCTCGTCGGTGCGCACGAGACGCCGCATGAGCCGTGAGCTGGACAGGCCGCTCATGACGTCGACGGCGATCGAGCAGGCGTGGTACTCGGGCGTGGTGTCGACCGGCAGCCGGAAGGAGATGTAGATCCGGTCGTTCGGCACGGCACCGGGGCGGTCGAGCCGCACCGGCTCGGCGATCGGCGGG is a genomic window containing:
- the hisN gene encoding histidinol-phosphatase translates to MTSYDDDLRLAHVLADAVERVTMSRFRSADLLVESKPDLTPVTDADRAAEELIRLQLKRTRPRDAVEGEEFDTTGHGPRRWVVDPIDGTKNYVRGVPVWATLIGLVDNGRPVLGLVAAPALQRRWWAAVGSGAWSGRSLSSAKRISVSQVGRLGDASLSHSSLSGWRVRGRRDDFLDLMDDCWRTRAYGDFWSYMLVAEGAVDIAAEPELAVHDMAALVPIVEEAGGRFTGLDGREGCWSGNALATNGLLHDEVLRRIGTPATEA
- a CDS encoding HesB/YadR/YfhF-family protein — translated: MLTVTENAQSVVQGLTQGSPEESAGLRIAADDGQFAVTVVAAPQPDDVVVVAGNANVYVAGEVAPALEGQTLDAAETPDGVGFTLAQQA
- the rsgA gene encoding ribosome small subunit-dependent GTPase A, with the protein product MSWRNLDEGDVRVRPNRRGSRPRTKERPAHADAVVAMVIGVDRGRYTCLVPAVASKRHHEPERVVVAMKARDLGRTRVVVGDEVALVGDTSGEPDGLARIVRIEERRSVLRRTADDTDPVERVIVANADRLGIVTALADPEPRPRMVDRCLVAAYDAGLEPLLILTKADLVDAADFLAKYTPLEVDHVVTRRDGDDIIGLDEVRERLAGRVTVLVGHSGVGKSTLVNALVPGATRAIGVVNDVTGRGRHTSTSAVALRLPEGGWVIDTPGIRSFGLAHIDVDRIIDHFPDLAAGTGECPRGCTHDEEECALDEWVRAGHAGEPGPARLESLRRLLRTRSAVEDY
- a CDS encoding M16 family metallopeptidase yields the protein MTAVPRPTVAPPPQWSFPEAATHDLPNGIRLVTYDVPGQYVISVRLGLPVPISAEPRELEGVGTIMARTMDEGTVHHSAEELARLLERKGISYGAAISEAGLTLDLDVVKGNLGPALDLLRQILTEPVFPDSEVARQVRARLAEIDQERSVPGHRAALEFVATFFAEDERGSRPTGGSRETVSRITRDAVVAFHEEHVVAAGTTVALAGDLAGLDVHALVGDALGGWRRGPDRASSLSRAAALAADRDRIVIVNRSESVQTEIVLGAPGPDRSVEGGWAPYPVIGFILGGSPNARVDAVLREEKGYTYGIRSSFRPRRTGGLFLTSGSVRADSTPESVRLLVEILESGRDGFSEQEVRSGVDFISKTAPGRYATADAVADEAINMALDGRTTEFTTANLRDLERVDRARLDDAFRRFATGAGVALPGSPPGTGWTMVLVGDAATHRAAIEELGLGAVTVVGD